The following are encoded together in the Deltaproteobacteria bacterium RIFCSPHIGHO2_02_FULL_44_16 genome:
- a CDS encoding arginine--tRNA ligase, with translation MEQKLRQFLLEAYERCIQNGELSLLPERVELEEPKMASHGDFATNLALMQAKGEGKSPRDIAGKIVKELSQEDFIQRVDIAGPGFINFSIHPHYFLELLHDCFTQKETYGTQSFKQKKHFMVEFVSANPTGPLHIGHGRGAVYGDVLANLFTAMGYNVTKEYYLNDVGIQMETLGCSVLMRLREIKGETVDFKENYYQGTYIRTLAEELYQLQGDNVFKRSEKEAIQICSTYAANSIFEGIKRDLKDIGVNHDTYFYEHTLHERKSIQKTFDFLAAKKFTYEKEGALWFCSTQFGDDKDRVLRKSDGSLTYFAADIAYHKEKYDRGFDRVMNVLGADHGGYVSRMKAAVKAFGYSEDSFDIVLIQLVNLIHEGKLVSMSTRSAQYETLRDVFLEVGKDVCRYFFLMRSHTAQLDFDLNLAKTESPENPVYYIQYAHARICSIFRKADELKFSFEKVDVRLLDLPEEIELTKMLASYPKIIQKSAQLLEPHRLAFYLLELSKLFQSYYSKAKQDERYRILQRNTQKTGASLYLLKNIQIVIQNGFRILGLEAPEQMTGRDDV, from the coding sequence ATTGAACAAAAACTCAGACAATTTCTTTTAGAAGCATACGAGCGCTGCATTCAAAATGGTGAACTTTCTCTTTTGCCTGAAAGAGTTGAGCTTGAAGAACCCAAGATGGCTTCCCACGGAGATTTTGCCACAAATCTCGCGCTTATGCAGGCTAAGGGGGAAGGAAAGTCTCCGCGCGACATCGCGGGGAAAATTGTAAAGGAATTGTCCCAGGAAGATTTCATTCAGCGTGTCGATATTGCCGGTCCTGGCTTTATTAATTTCTCCATTCATCCTCATTATTTTTTGGAACTTCTCCATGACTGTTTCACGCAAAAAGAGACCTATGGAACGCAGAGCTTTAAACAAAAAAAGCATTTTATGGTTGAGTTTGTGAGCGCAAATCCGACGGGGCCTCTTCACATTGGTCATGGAAGGGGAGCTGTCTATGGTGATGTTCTTGCCAACCTTTTCACAGCGATGGGATATAACGTGACCAAAGAATATTATCTGAATGATGTCGGAATTCAGATGGAGACACTGGGATGTTCAGTTCTCATGCGACTTCGAGAAATTAAGGGAGAAACTGTTGATTTTAAAGAAAATTATTATCAAGGAACTTACATTCGCACTCTTGCAGAAGAACTTTATCAATTACAGGGAGATAATGTGTTCAAGCGCTCTGAAAAAGAGGCGATTCAGATATGTTCAACGTATGCCGCGAACTCGATTTTTGAAGGAATCAAGCGTGATCTTAAGGATATCGGCGTCAATCATGACACCTATTTTTATGAACATACTCTTCACGAACGAAAGAGTATTCAAAAGACCTTTGATTTTCTTGCCGCTAAAAAATTTACGTACGAAAAAGAGGGAGCGCTATGGTTTTGTTCTACTCAATTTGGGGATGATAAAGATAGGGTCCTGCGGAAAAGTGATGGGTCGCTTACCTATTTTGCTGCTGATATCGCGTATCATAAAGAAAAATATGATCGTGGATTTGACCGCGTTATGAATGTTCTTGGTGCTGATCATGGAGGATATGTCAGTCGCATGAAGGCTGCTGTAAAGGCATTTGGATATTCTGAAGACTCTTTCGATATTGTTCTCATTCAACTGGTGAATTTGATTCATGAGGGGAAGCTGGTTTCCATGTCGACGCGCAGTGCGCAATATGAAACGTTGCGTGATGTTTTTCTTGAAGTCGGAAAAGATGTCTGTCGCTATTTTTTTCTCATGCGTTCTCACACCGCACAGCTCGATTTTGATCTGAATCTCGCAAAAACTGAGTCGCCTGAAAACCCCGTTTATTATATTCAATACGCTCATGCTCGTATCTGCAGTATTTTTCGTAAAGCCGACGAGCTGAAGTTCTCCTTCGAAAAAGTCGATGTGCGTCTTCTTGATCTTCCGGAAGAGATTGAGCTGACGAAGATGTTGGCGTCGTATCCAAAAATCATTCAAAAGAGCGCACAACTTCTTGAACCGCATCGCCTTGCGTTTTATCTTTTAGAGCTTTCAAAACTCTTTCAATCCTATTATAGCAAGGCAAAACAGGATGAACGGTATCGTATTTTGCAAAGAAATACCCAGAAAACAGGCGCAAGCCTGTATTTGTTGAAAAATATTCAAATTGTGATACAAAACGGTTTCAGAATTTTAGGACTTGAAGCGCCTGAACAGATGACGGGGAGAGATGATGTCTGA
- a CDS encoding agmatinase: protein MASHHTTPPFLGIDPEKRPENPRIEVIPVPFEATTSYAQGTANAPLAILEASAQVEFYDEELDFEPARVGITTRDMLDFKNRTVEQSMQLIENAVAATVKANRFPLVLGGEHSITPPAVRGVATKYPKLTVVQLDAHADLRQEYEGTPYSHACAMARVREDFPAVQIGIRSLSKEEALWVKRDKLPVYFAYELHDHKTWMRRTLDDITTDDVYLTVDVDVFDSSIMSETGTPEPGGLTWWDVTTFVRLLMEKKNVVGMDFVELLPTPGRHASDFLVARLISKCIGYWQLRSGSPESPIVGK, encoded by the coding sequence ATGGCATCTCATCACACAACGCCGCCGTTTTTAGGGATCGATCCTGAAAAGCGTCCAGAGAATCCACGGATCGAAGTGATTCCTGTTCCTTTTGAGGCAACGACTTCCTATGCACAAGGAACCGCGAACGCTCCTTTGGCAATACTCGAAGCATCTGCTCAAGTAGAATTCTACGATGAAGAACTTGATTTTGAACCGGCGCGAGTGGGGATTACAACTCGAGATATGCTCGACTTTAAAAATCGTACCGTCGAACAATCAATGCAACTCATAGAAAATGCTGTTGCTGCAACGGTAAAAGCAAATCGCTTTCCTCTTGTTCTTGGAGGCGAGCATAGTATTACGCCTCCTGCAGTGCGTGGAGTCGCTACAAAATATCCAAAATTGACTGTGGTTCAACTCGATGCTCATGCTGATCTTCGTCAAGAATATGAAGGGACGCCATATTCTCACGCATGTGCGATGGCTCGGGTGCGTGAAGATTTTCCAGCTGTTCAAATTGGCATTCGAAGTCTTTCAAAAGAAGAAGCTCTTTGGGTCAAGCGCGATAAGCTCCCTGTCTATTTTGCGTATGAATTGCATGATCATAAAACATGGATGCGTCGAACTCTCGATGATATCACCACAGATGACGTCTACTTGACGGTCGACGTGGATGTTTTTGATAGTTCGATCATGTCAGAGACTGGCACTCCAGAGCCAGGTGGACTTACCTGGTGGGATGTCACCACCTTTGTTCGACTTTTAATGGAAAAGAAAAACGTTGTCGGTATGGATTTCGTGGAACTGCTTCCGACTCCAGGTCGTCATGCTTCTGATTTTCTTGTCGCTCGACTTATTTCGAAATGTATTGGGTACTGGCAACTTCGTTCCGGATCTCCCGAATCCCCCATCGTCGGGAAGTAG
- a CDS encoding arginine decarboxylase, pyruvoyl-dependent encodes MSGYVPRQMFLTKGVGRHREKLQSFEMALRDARIAQYNLVRVSSILPPYCKILPRNKGTIQLQPGQIVHCVLYDHATNEPHRLIAASVGIAIPKDSSHHGYLSEHKGNGQTEKQAGDYAEDLAAEMLATTLGLSFDADKAWNERKGTWTISGEIVKTLNVTQSAVGDKNALWTSVVAGAIFIP; translated from the coding sequence ATGTCTGGATATGTTCCTCGGCAGATGTTTTTAACCAAAGGTGTCGGACGACATCGAGAAAAACTGCAAAGTTTCGAAATGGCTCTTCGCGATGCTCGTATCGCTCAATACAATCTGGTACGGGTTTCGAGTATTTTGCCTCCATATTGTAAGATTCTTCCCCGAAACAAAGGAACGATTCAGCTTCAGCCAGGACAAATCGTACATTGCGTCCTTTATGATCATGCTACCAATGAACCCCATCGCTTGATCGCTGCTTCTGTGGGCATCGCCATTCCTAAAGATTCAAGTCATCATGGCTATCTTTCAGAACATAAGGGAAATGGACAAACAGAAAAACAAGCGGGCGATTATGCAGAAGACCTTGCCGCTGAAATGCTCGCAACGACGTTAGGTCTCTCCTTTGATGCGGATAAAGCATGGAATGAACGCAAAGGAACGTGGACCATTTCCGGGGAGATTGTAAAAACTCTCAACGTGACTCAATCCGCTGTAGGCGATAAAAATGCTCTCTGGACCAGTGTCGTTGCTGGAGCTATTTTTATTCCCTAA